A single region of the Bacteroides luhongzhouii genome encodes:
- a CDS encoding glycoside hydrolase family 2 TIM barrel-domain containing protein, translating to MKKLFYIFILLFIVGWAQAQQRVVYTINDGWKFTKGSPFEAQLTGCDDSSWETVNIPHTWNDKDADDETPGFYRGPVWYRKQLFIDKSQEGRRAVIYFEGANQEVRFYLNGQFVGEHKGGYTRFCFDITPHLRYGQENLFAIYVNNVYNPNIPPLSADFTFFGGIYRDVYLQFMNPVHIATNDYASSGVYIRTPEVNNSAASVEITTLLTNDMSQATEVRVENIICDADGKEVKKTQAEVKLAAGETKTDISKKIKIDSPRLWDIDDPYRYMVYTRILDKRKGTLLDEVVNPLGLRWFKFDSEKGFFLNGKGRKLIGTARHQDYFQKGNALRDELHVQDILLLKEMGGNYLRVSHYPQDPVIMEMCDKLGIVTSVEIPVVNAVTETEEFLHNSVEMAKEMVRQDFNRPSVMIWGYMNEIFLRRPYTEGKQLEDYYRFTEKVARALEATIREEDPSRYTMMAYHNMPQYYEDAHLTEIPMIQGWNLYQGWYEPDINEFQRLLDRAHKVYKGKVLMVTEYGPGVDPGVHSYQPERFDFSQEYGLVYHKHYLNEMMKRPFIAGSSLWNLNDFYSESRVDAVPHVNNKGVVGLNREKKDVYWFYKTALSRRPILVIGNREWKSRGGVVNTAQKECVQSVPVFSNAEEVELFVNNKSLGKKKIEDNCALFDVPFVGGENLLEAVAVTGDNKLRDMLRIQFQLVGSRLKDEAVPFTEINVMLGSPRYFEDRAANVAWIPEQEYKPGSWGFIGGTSYRRKTGFGTMLGSDIDIHGTDMNPIFQTQRVGIKSFKADVPDGEYSVYLYWAELESDKEREALVYNLGADSEQTFAGNRSFGISINGTTVSDDFNVARDYGYARAVIKKFIITVKDGRGVSVDFHKKEGEPILNAIRIYRNY from the coding sequence ATGAAGAAGTTATTCTATATCTTTATTCTATTGTTTATTGTGGGATGGGCGCAGGCACAGCAACGCGTGGTATACACCATCAACGACGGATGGAAATTTACAAAAGGATCTCCGTTTGAAGCACAACTGACTGGTTGTGACGATTCTTCATGGGAGACGGTCAATATACCTCATACCTGGAATGATAAAGATGCAGACGATGAAACTCCGGGATTCTATCGGGGGCCGGTCTGGTATCGAAAACAGTTGTTTATAGACAAAAGCCAGGAGGGACGTCGGGCAGTGATCTACTTTGAAGGAGCCAATCAGGAAGTACGATTCTACCTGAACGGTCAGTTCGTTGGGGAGCACAAAGGAGGATATACCCGTTTCTGTTTTGACATCACTCCCCATTTGCGTTATGGACAGGAAAACCTGTTTGCCATTTATGTAAACAATGTCTATAATCCGAATATTCCCCCCTTATCTGCCGATTTTACTTTCTTTGGCGGTATCTACCGGGACGTCTATTTGCAGTTTATGAATCCGGTGCACATTGCAACGAATGATTACGCTTCGTCGGGAGTTTATATCCGTACCCCCGAAGTGAATAACTCCGCTGCTTCGGTAGAAATCACTACGCTATTGACGAATGATATGTCCCAGGCTACGGAAGTCAGGGTGGAGAATATAATCTGTGATGCGGATGGCAAGGAAGTGAAAAAGACGCAGGCAGAAGTAAAACTGGCAGCCGGTGAGACGAAGACGGACATCTCCAAAAAGATAAAAATAGATTCTCCTCGTCTGTGGGATATAGACGATCCTTATCGCTATATGGTATATACCCGTATTCTTGATAAAAGAAAGGGTACTTTGCTGGATGAAGTGGTGAATCCGTTAGGTTTACGCTGGTTCAAGTTTGATTCGGAAAAAGGTTTTTTCCTGAATGGCAAAGGACGCAAACTGATCGGAACTGCCCGCCATCAGGATTATTTTCAGAAAGGAAATGCTTTGCGTGACGAATTGCACGTACAGGATATATTGCTGTTGAAGGAGATGGGAGGAAACTACCTGCGTGTATCACACTATCCCCAAGATCCTGTAATCATGGAAATGTGTGATAAATTGGGCATTGTGACCTCGGTTGAAATTCCCGTCGTTAATGCTGTTACAGAAACCGAAGAGTTCCTGCATAATTCCGTTGAGATGGCGAAAGAAATGGTACGTCAGGACTTCAACCGTCCTTCTGTAATGATTTGGGGTTATATGAATGAGATTTTCCTGCGCCGTCCCTATACCGAAGGCAAACAGTTAGAAGATTACTACCGTTTCACGGAAAAAGTAGCCCGTGCCTTGGAGGCGACCATCCGTGAGGAAGATCCTTCAAGATATACGATGATGGCTTATCACAATATGCCTCAATACTACGAAGACGCTCATCTGACCGAAATCCCGATGATTCAGGGATGGAACTTGTATCAAGGTTGGTATGAACCGGATATCAATGAATTCCAGCGTTTGCTCGACCGTGCCCATAAAGTATACAAAGGAAAAGTGCTGATGGTAACGGAATATGGACCGGGAGTGGATCCGGGAGTTCACTCGTACCAGCCGGAACGTTTCGACTTCTCGCAGGAATATGGACTGGTATATCATAAACATTACCTCAATGAAATGATGAAACGTCCGTTTATAGCCGGTTCCAGTCTGTGGAATCTGAATGATTTTTATTCCGAATCCCGTGTAGATGCTGTTCCTCATGTAAACAATAAAGGCGTTGTCGGATTAAACAGAGAGAAGAAAGATGTTTATTGGTTCTATAAGACAGCATTGTCACGTCGTCCGATACTTGTCATTGGTAATCGGGAGTGGAAAAGTCGTGGGGGAGTAGTGAATACGGCACAGAAAGAATGTGTCCAATCCGTCCCTGTATTCTCTAATGCAGAAGAAGTAGAGCTGTTTGTGAATAACAAGAGTCTGGGGAAGAAAAAGATAGAAGATAATTGTGCTTTGTTTGATGTACCGTTTGTGGGTGGAGAGAATCTGCTGGAAGCTGTTGCTGTGACTGGTGATAACAAGTTGCGTGATATGCTTCGGATTCAGTTCCAGTTGGTAGGCTCGCGGTTGAAAGACGAAGCTGTGCCATTCACAGAAATAAATGTAATGTTAGGTTCTCCAAGATATTTTGAAGATCGTGCTGCAAACGTAGCATGGATTCCCGAACAGGAATATAAGCCCGGTAGCTGGGGATTTATCGGTGGAACATCTTATCGTCGTAAAACAGGATTCGGCACCATGCTTGGTTCGGATATTGATATTCATGGAACAGACATGAATCCAATCTTCCAGACCCAACGCGTTGGAATAAAATCTTTTAAGGCTGATGTACCGGATGGAGAATATTCCGTATATTTGTACTGGGCAGAATTGGAATCGGACAAAGAAAGAGAAGCATTGGTTTATAATCTGGGAGCTGACTCGGAACAAACATTTGCTGGAAATCGCAGCTTTGGTATTTCAATCAATGGGACAACTGTTTCAGATGATTTCAACGTAGCCCGTGATTACGGATATGCCCGTGCTGTTATCAAAAAGTTTATAATAACAGTAAAGGATGGAAGAGGGGTAAGTGTCGACTTCCATAAAAAAGAAGGAGAACCCATTCTGAATGCTATCCGTATTTATAGAAACTATTAA
- a CDS encoding sialate O-acetylesterase, producing MLRSIYLLSFFLLQSLFAFAGNVKEDVPSTFDLYVCIGQSNMAGRATLTPEVMDTLQNVYLLNDKGNFEPAVNPLNRYSTVRKDLSMQRLGPAYGFAKEMTRKTKRPVGLVVNARGGSSIISWLKGSKDGYYEEALSRIRIAMKQGGVLKAILWHQGEADCSNPEAYKQKLISLVKDLREDLNMPDLPVVVGQISQWNWTKREAGTVPFNQMIKKVSSFIPHSDWVSSKGLGWYKDEKDPHFNTEAQLLLGKRYAEKVWKFYKHK from the coding sequence ATGCTTAGGTCTATTTATTTACTGTCTTTTTTCCTCCTGCAATCCCTGTTTGCTTTTGCAGGAAATGTAAAGGAAGATGTTCCATCCACTTTTGATTTATATGTGTGCATCGGACAATCCAACATGGCAGGACGTGCAACATTGACTCCGGAAGTCATGGATACGCTGCAAAATGTATATCTATTGAATGATAAGGGGAATTTTGAACCGGCAGTAAATCCTCTCAATCGTTATTCGACAGTCCGTAAAGACCTGTCGATGCAACGCTTGGGACCGGCTTATGGTTTTGCCAAAGAAATGACACGGAAAACGAAACGTCCTGTCGGACTGGTCGTAAATGCACGGGGTGGTTCTTCTATCATCTCTTGGCTAAAAGGCAGTAAAGATGGATATTATGAAGAAGCCCTCTCCCGGATTCGGATTGCGATGAAACAGGGAGGTGTTTTAAAAGCGATCCTTTGGCATCAGGGAGAAGCCGATTGTTCCAATCCGGAAGCATATAAACAGAAACTGATTTCTTTGGTGAAAGATCTGCGGGAGGATTTGAATATGCCGGATCTACCGGTTGTTGTCGGACAGATTTCTCAATGGAACTGGACGAAGAGAGAAGCGGGTACTGTTCCCTTTAATCAGATGATTAAAAAAGTATCTTCATTTATCCCCCATTCCGATTGGGTATCGTCGAAAGGATTGGGATGGTATAAAGATGAGAAGGACCCTCATTTTAATACAGAAGCACAATTATTATTAGGGAAACGTTATGCGGAAAAGGTATGGAAGTTCTATAAGCATAAATAA
- a CDS encoding ISAon1 family transposase N-terminal region protein, with protein MKQWQILKTIFPEIITANFEFVNYEETYERLDYWLDERGYMSREDYKKGTVREYGFTEERVIQDFPIRGKAVYLHVRRRKWRDMEDGSIFTYDYDLTEEGSRLTPEFVAFLKEED; from the coding sequence ATGAAACAATGGCAGATATTAAAAACAATCTTTCCGGAGATTATCACGGCCAACTTTGAGTTTGTCAACTACGAGGAAACGTACGAACGGCTGGATTACTGGCTTGACGAGCGTGGTTATATGTCTCGCGAAGATTACAAGAAGGGTACTGTCCGCGAATATGGCTTTACCGAAGAACGTGTGATACAGGATTTTCCGATTCGCGGGAAGGCGGTATACTTGCATGTGCGACGGCGTAAGTGGCGCGACATGGAAGACGGGAGTATCTTTACCTATGACTACGATCTGACGGAAGAAGGCAGCCGCCTGACCCCTGAGTTCGTTGCTTTTTTAAAAGAGGAGGATTGA
- a CDS encoding ISAon1 family transposase — MESTPESIRSIGAHYGVNGSNLSRQYKEIFSGYRQWKQLCHADGYVLYPQNIGPNLAIDESSLSCGELYTFVTNRDAHGGKGALVAAIRGTRAETVIAVLEKISSARRKTVREITLDLSSSMMLIARRSFPKAIVTNDRFHVHKLYYDAIDELRISLRWMARDIENEEIARCRREGIPYVPYRYANGDTRKQLLARAKYILTKHASKWTKSQQWRADIIFEFYPELKHAYDLAMDLTRIFNQKVDKDTARLNLARWYDKVEKMAGGQFRTVTETFRNHYDTILNYFVNRSTNAGAESFNAKVKAFRSQFRGVTDIPFFLFRLSKLCA; from the coding sequence ATTGAATCCACCCCTGAGAGCATACGCTCAATCGGTGCTCATTACGGTGTAAATGGCTCCAACCTATCGCGGCAGTATAAGGAGATTTTCAGTGGCTACAGGCAGTGGAAGCAGCTGTGTCACGCCGATGGGTACGTGCTATATCCGCAGAACATCGGTCCGAACCTGGCCATCGACGAGTCTTCGCTCAGCTGCGGCGAGCTCTATACCTTTGTCACCAACCGTGACGCTCACGGCGGGAAGGGCGCGCTTGTTGCGGCGATACGTGGTACCAGGGCTGAAACGGTCATTGCAGTTCTTGAGAAGATATCTTCTGCCAGACGAAAGACGGTAAGAGAGATAACGCTCGACCTTTCGTCATCCATGATGCTCATAGCCCGTCGGTCATTCCCCAAAGCCATCGTGACCAACGACCGTTTTCATGTCCATAAACTCTACTACGATGCCATAGACGAGCTGCGGATATCTCTGCGGTGGATGGCAAGGGATATTGAAAACGAAGAGATTGCACGCTGTCGCAGGGAGGGCATTCCGTATGTTCCTTACCGTTATGCCAACGGCGACACCCGGAAACAGCTCCTTGCACGTGCCAAATACATTCTGACAAAACATGCCTCCAAATGGACGAAGTCCCAGCAATGGAGAGCCGACATCATTTTTGAATTTTATCCCGAGCTGAAACACGCGTATGATCTTGCCATGGACCTCACCCGCATATTCAACCAAAAAGTTGATAAGGACACTGCCCGGCTGAATCTTGCCCGATGGTACGACAAAGTGGAGAAAATGGCCGGAGGCCAATTCCGCACTGTTACAGAAACATTCCGCAACCACTATGACACAATCCTGAATTACTTTGTCAACCGTTCCACCAATGCCGGCGCTGAATCTTTCAACGCAAAAGTCAAGGCATTCAGAAGTCAATTCCGAGGCGTTACTGATATCCCATTCTTTCTGTTCAGACTCTCCAAGCTATGCGCCTAA
- a CDS encoding TetR/AcrR family transcriptional regulator: MTVSKTKAKLVDVARQLFAKMGVENTTMNDIALASKKGRRTLYTYFKSKDEIYLAVVESELDILSDMMKRVAEKNISPDEKLLELIYTRLDAVKEVVYRNGTLRANFFRDIWRVEKVRKKFDAKEIQFFKAVLLEGQAKGVFHIDDVEMTADLIHYCVKGIEVPYIRGHIGAHLDEDTRNRYVSNIVFGALHRTEI; the protein is encoded by the coding sequence ATGACCGTATCCAAGACAAAAGCCAAGTTAGTAGATGTAGCCCGTCAGCTTTTTGCAAAGATGGGGGTGGAAAATACGACTATGAACGATATCGCTCTTGCTTCTAAAAAAGGGAGACGAACGCTCTATACTTATTTTAAAAGTAAGGATGAAATCTATTTGGCTGTTGTGGAATCGGAATTGGATATATTGTCGGATATGATGAAGCGGGTAGCCGAGAAAAACATTTCTCCGGACGAAAAACTGCTGGAGCTGATATATACCCGATTAGATGCAGTGAAAGAGGTGGTCTATCGGAACGGGACGTTGCGTGCTAACTTCTTCCGTGATATATGGCGGGTGGAGAAGGTGCGTAAGAAATTCGACGCAAAGGAAATACAGTTCTTTAAGGCAGTTCTTCTGGAAGGACAGGCTAAAGGAGTTTTCCATATTGACGATGTGGAGATGACTGCAGACTTGATACATTATTGTGTGAAAGGTATTGAAGTACCTTATATTCGTGGTCATATAGGTGCACATCTGGATGAAGATACAAGAAATAGATATGTGTCCAACATTGTGTTTGGCGCACTGCATAGAACAGAAATTTAA
- the fabG gene encoding 3-oxoacyl-[acyl-carrier-protein] reductase, which translates to MGLLDGKTAIVTGAARGIGKAIALKFAAEGANIAFTDLVIDENADNTTKELEAMGVKAKGYASNAANFEDTAKVVEEIHKDFGRIDILVNNAGITRDGLMMRMSEQQWDMVINVNLKSAFNFIHACTPIMMRQKAGSIINMASVVGVHGNAGQANYAASKAGMIALAKSIAQELGSRGIRANAIAPGFILTDMTAALSDEVRAEWAKKIPLRRGGTPEDVANIATFLASDMSSYVSGQVIQVDGGMNM; encoded by the coding sequence ATGGGATTATTAGACGGAAAAACAGCCATTGTAACCGGTGCTGCTCGCGGTATTGGTAAGGCTATCGCTCTTAAGTTTGCCGCCGAAGGCGCAAACATCGCATTTACTGACCTTGTCATTGATGAAAATGCAGACAATACAACTAAAGAATTAGAAGCAATGGGCGTGAAAGCCAAAGGTTACGCTTCTAACGCTGCTAACTTTGAGGATACTGCAAAGGTCGTAGAAGAAATCCACAAGGACTTCGGACGTATCGATATATTGGTAAACAATGCCGGTATCACTCGTGACGGCTTGATGATGCGTATGAGCGAACAGCAATGGGATATGGTAATCAACGTGAACTTGAAGTCTGCATTTAACTTCATCCACGCTTGTACACCTATCATGATGCGTCAAAAAGCTGGTAGCATTATCAATATGGCCTCTGTTGTCGGTGTTCACGGAAATGCAGGTCAGGCTAACTATGCTGCTTCTAAAGCAGGTATGATTGCATTGGCTAAGTCTATCGCACAAGAGTTGGGCTCTCGCGGCATCCGTGCCAACGCTATCGCTCCGGGATTTATCCTGACAGACATGACGGCCGCTCTTTCTGACGAAGTAAGAGCTGAATGGGCAAAGAAAATTCCTTTGCGCCGTGGTGGTACTCCTGAAGATGTGGCAAACATCGCTACCTTCCTGGCTTCTGATATGTCATCTTATGTATCAGGTCAAGTGATTCAGGTAGATGGTGGTATGAATATGTAA
- a CDS encoding RluA family pseudouridine synthase: MTVVYEDNHIIVVNKTASEIVQADKTGDTPLSETVKQYLKEKYQKPGNVFLGVTHRLDRPVSGLVIFAKTSKALTRLNEMFRTSEVKKTYWAVVKNAPKEPEGELVHFLVRNEKQNKSYAYDKEVPNSKKAILHYRLIGHSENYFLLEVDLKTGRHHQIRCQLAKMGCPIKGDLKYGSPRSNPDGSICLHARRVRFIHPVSKELIELEAPLPEGNLWKGFTID, encoded by the coding sequence ATGACTGTTGTATACGAAGACAACCATATCATTGTAGTCAACAAGACCGCTTCCGAGATTGTCCAGGCAGACAAGACGGGGGATACGCCGCTTTCGGAGACTGTGAAGCAGTATCTGAAAGAGAAGTATCAGAAACCCGGAAATGTTTTCCTCGGTGTGACACACCGGCTGGACCGCCCCGTAAGCGGTCTTGTTATTTTTGCCAAAACGAGTAAGGCACTAACAAGGCTCAACGAAATGTTTCGCACCAGTGAGGTGAAAAAGACTTATTGGGCAGTCGTGAAAAATGCGCCGAAAGAACCGGAAGGTGAATTGGTACATTTCCTTGTGCGTAATGAAAAGCAGAATAAAAGTTATGCATACGACAAGGAAGTGCCGAACAGCAAGAAAGCGATCTTGCATTACCGGTTGATTGGTCATTCGGAAAATTACTTCTTACTCGAAGTTGATTTAAAAACCGGACGGCATCATCAGATCCGTTGTCAGTTGGCAAAAATGGGATGTCCTATCAAGGGCGATTTGAAATATGGTTCTCCACGCTCCAATCCGGATGGGAGCATTTGTCTGCATGCCCGGAGAGTACGGTTCATACATCCTGTCTCAAAAGAACTGATAGAGCTTGAAGCTCCTCTTCCCGAAGGGAATTTATGGAAAGGATTCACCATAGATTAA